One genomic region from Quercus robur chromosome 4, dhQueRobu3.1, whole genome shotgun sequence encodes:
- the LOC126721652 gene encoding subtilisin-like protease SBT4.3, whose amino-acid sequence MAKQASLMFYYVFTIFIITMSVLCGASTEEKKAHIVYMGSLPKGQYSPLSHHRSMLRQTVQLDSSVETSYIRSYTRSFNGFVAKLTDIEKQRLSNMEGVISVFPSKTLQLHTTRSWDFIGLQENATRNAQAESDIIIGLLDTGIWPELESFNDKGFGPPPSKWKGFCEGGENFTCNNKIIGARYYGAARPQSFRSARDSDGHGSHTASTAAGNIVNNVSFFELAQGTAKGGVPSARIAAYRICQPDGCNDEDILAGFDDAIADGVDIISISVGGRGASDFFNDSIAIGAFHAMQKGILTSQSTGNSGPSYGSTSSVAPWLISVAASTTDRLFVDKVVLGDGKTLVGKSINSFASPTTTFPLLHGAQVSIRCSLNDSMYCKPGCLDKTMVKGSYVLCNSNSGDYEAYNAGALGAVVRNEPYVDSADIVALPALLLNAKEHDVALSYVKSESFPKASILKSETIKDAEAPTIASFSSRGPNSITPDIIKPDLSAPGVDILAGYSPLATPSFSNSDPRRVHYAIISGTSMACPHVSGAAAYVKTFHPDWSPSAIKSALMTTAYPMSDAKSLDGEFAYGSGLVNPAEAVRPGLVYEALEEDYIIMLCSIGYDAKKLQVLSGDTTCPNLPATASPKDLNYPSMAAEVVPAKPSNVTFRRTVTNVGSATSSYKAKIVTNSKVNIKVEPEVLTFKSLNEKKSFVVSVSGSVPVNSRLSASLVWSDGTYSVRSPIVLHA is encoded by the exons ATGGCAAAGCAAGCTTCTCTTATGTTTTATTACGTTTTCACCATATTCATAATCACCATGAGCGTGCTGTGCGGGGCCAGCACTGAAGAGAAAAAG GCTCACATTGTGTACATGGGTTCACTTCCAAAGGGGCAATACTCACCATTGTCTCACCACCGTAGTATGCTACGGCAAACCGTTCAGCTGGACAG TTCTGTAGAAACATCATACATCAGAAGTTACACTAGGAGTTTCAATGGATTTGTCGCAAAGCTCACGGATATCGAAAAGCAAAGGCTTTCTA ATATGGAAGGTGTCATCTCCGTTTTTCCAAGCAAAACTCTTCAACTTCACACAACAAGATCATGGGACTTCATAGGTTTACAAGAAAATGCCACGCGGAATGCCCAAGCTGAGAGTGATATCATAATCGGACTTCTAGATACTGGAATTTGGCCTGAATTAGAAAGCTTTAATGATAAAGGTTTTGGTCCTCCTCCCAGCAAGTGGAAGGGTTTTTGTGAAGGCGGCGAAAATTTCACATGCAACAA CAAGATAATTGGAGCTCGATATTACGGTGCCGCACGGCCGCAATCGTTTCGGTCTGCAAGGGACTCTGATGGCCATGGATCTCACACTGCCTCTACAGCAGCAGGGAACATAGTAAACAATGTTAGCTTTTTTGAACTGGCACAAGGTACCGCAAAAGGAGGGGTTCCCAGTGCGAGGATTGCAGCATATAGAATCTGCCAACCGGACGGGTGTAATGATGAAGATATCTTGGCCGGTTTTGATGATGCAATTGCTGATGGAGTTGACATCATTTCAATTTCAGTAGGAGGAAGAGGAGCTTCTGATTTCTTTAACGATTCCATTGCAATTGGTGCTTTTCATGCAATGCAGAAGGGGATATTAACTTCTCAATCTACAGGCAATAGTGGTCCTTCCTATGGATCAACCTCAAGTGTAGCACCGTGGTTGATTTCTGTAGCAGCAAGTACCACAGACCGTCTGTTCGTAGACAAGGTTGTACTTGGTGATGGAAAAACACTAGTT GGAAAATCAATCAATTCTTTCGCATCACCCACAACCACGTTTCCTCTACTACATGGAGCACAAGTTTCAATTCGGTGCTCTTTAAATGATTCAAT GTACTGCAAACCAGGGTGTCTAGACAAGACAATGGTGAAGGGATCGTATGTGCTTTGTAATTCGAATTCTGGAGATTATGAGGCTTACAATGCTGGTGCACTAGGGGCAGTCGTGAGAAATGAACCATATGTAGATTCTGCTGATATTGTTGCATTACCTGCATTGCTATTAAACGCTAAAGAGCATGATGTAGCCCTGTCCTACGTGAAATCCGAATC attCCCTAAAGCAAGCATTTTGAAAAGTGAAACTATAAAAGATGCGGAAGCTCCTACCATTGCTTCATTCTCTTCACGGGGACCAAATTCTATTACACCAGATATTATAAAG CCTGATTTAAGTGCCCCAGGGGTGGATATCTTAGCTGGATATTCCCCACTCGCTACACCCTCGTTTAGCAATAGTGATCCAAGGCGTGTTCACTACGCTATTATATCTGGAACCTCTATGGCTTGCCCCCATGTTTCTGGTGCAGCAGCCTATGTCAAGACATTTCACCCTGATTGGTCTCCTTCAGCCATCAAATCTGCTCTTATGACTACTG CTTACCCCATGAGTGATGCCAAAAGTCTGGATGGTGAATTTGCCTACGGATCTGGGCTTGTAAATCCAGCAGAAGCTGTTCGTCCAGGACTTGTTTATGAAGCTCTAGAAGAAGACTACATAATAATGCTTTGTAGCATTGGCTATGATGCAAAGAAACTTCAAGTCTTATCAGGAGATACTACTTGTCCTAATTTACCAGCCACAGCATCACCAAAGGATTTGAATTACCCTTCAATGGCAGCTGAGGTAGTTCCAGCAAAGCCTTCCAATGTTACGTTTCGCAGAACAGTTACAAATGTTGGCTCGGCAACTTCTAGTTACAAGGCAAAAATAGTCACAAATTCAAAAGTTAATATAAAAGTCGAGCCCGAAGTACTCACTTTCAAGTCCCTAAATGAGAAGAAATCTTTTGTTGTATCTGTCAGTGGTAGTGTGCCAGTTAACTCAAGGCTATCCGCATCACTGGTGTGGTCTGATGGTACTTACAGTGTGAGAAGTCCAATTGTTTTGCACGCCTGA